AGTCCGCGTTCGGGGTGAAGAGCGGGGTGAGGCCCGGCACCTCCAGTTCCGCGCCGCTCGGCACGGTGACGCGCTGGGCCGGAGCCGGCAGCCGGAGCGCTTTGCGCACCGAGGCGATGGACGACGTCGCCGCCGACACGATCCGTCCGCCGACCCCTCCCGCCACCGCGAGCACCGCTCCCGCCGCGGTGAGCAGCAGGAAGCGGCGACGGTCGACCGTCGCCACGGCGTCGGATGCCGCGCCGCTCCGCCAGCGCCGCAGCCGCCCGACCAGCAGACCGACGGCGATCACCGCCACGACGCCACCGAGCAGGGCCGGCACGGCCCCGACGAGTCCGAGGCCGGAGCGGGTGGCGGCCGCCGCGGCGGCGGTCACGGCGAGGAGTCCGAAGACGACGCGCCCGGCCAGAGGGCGCCGGAGCTCCAGCAGACCCGCGACCGCGGCCACCACGACGGCCGCGAGACCGAGCGAGCCGAGCAGGAACAGCTTGTCGGACGAACCGAAGAGCTGAATGGCCAGCTCCTTCGCCCAGCGCGGCACGATGTCGATGACGAACGAGCCCACCGCGAGCAGGGGACCGGCGGCCGGGGCGATGAACGCGGCCGCCAGCTCCGCCACCCCCAGCAGCAGTCCGCCGCTCACGATGCCGGCGAGTGCGGCCCAGCCCCGCGTCGCCCACCCCCCGGTCCGGCCGCTCTGCTTCTGCGTCGTGTTCACACCGGGTGTTCGGCGCCGCGGGACGGGCGGATTGGCGGGCCGGAGTCCCGCGGCGCAGAGGCCGCGCAGAATCCCGTTCCAATCCGATCCGGCGCGGGGGCCGAACCACCGTCGAGACCTGCACCGGTCTCCCGATCGTCACCACCCTCGAAGGAGAAGCATCATGCGATCCACCGCACGACTCGCCGCGGCCGGCCTCCTCGCCGCCGCCGCCCTCGCCCTCACCGCCTGCTCGTCGGGCACCGGCTCGTCGATGTCGTCCAGCGACTCCGCCTCCGACGCGCCGATGAGCTCCAGCCCCACCGCCTCGGCGATGGACCCGGCCGCGGACCTCGTCGGCCCCGGCTGCGCGGCCTACGCCAAGCAGGTCCCGGACGGCGCCGGCTCGGTCGCCGGGATGGCGGAGGCGCCCGTCGCCACCGCGGCGAGCAACAACCCGCTGCTGAAGACGCTCGTCGCCGCGGTCTCCGGCAAGCTCAACCCCAAGGTCGACCTGGTCGACACGCTCAACGGCGGCGAGTTCACCGTGTTCGCGCCGGTCGACGACGCGTTCGCGAAGATCGACCCGGCCACCATCGACACCCTCAAGACCGACGCCGGCGCCGACACGCTGACCAAGGTCCTGACGTACCATGTCGTCCCCGGCCAGCTGTCGCCGAAGGAGGTCGTCGGCACCCACAAGACGGTCGAGGGCCAGGACGTGACCGTCTCGGGCTCCGGCGACGACCTGAAGGTGAACGACGCGAGCGTGATCTGCGGCGGCGTCCACACCGCGAACGCCACGGTGTACCTCATCGACTCGGTGCTGATGCCTCCGGCGCAGTGACCCTCGCCGCATCGCACTGACCGGCGGCGGACGTCCTCCAGGGCGCCCGCCGCCGTTCGCCGCCCGCGGTCAGGACCCGGACGGGTCCCGCGGGTTGCTGCGCGCCACGATCAGCGGGTCGACCGGCGTCTCCGGGAACCGCGGGAGCTGCCGCTCCGGGACGCCGAAGGCGGCCGACAGCACCTCGCGCGAGAACGCCGAGGCCGTGGCGCGATAGCCGATGTCGCCCGGCATCGGCTGGTCGAAGAAGATCAGGAAGTGGATGCCCTCGTCGCCGAGCGCCTCGATGTGGTGCGGGTAGGCGCGCGGGATGAAGTAGGCGTTGCCCGGCTCCAGCTCGTAGGTGTCGAGCGTGCCGTCCGGGTCGAGCACGGTCATCCTGGCGTGTCCGCTCTGCACGTAACCGAGCTCGGCCGTGACCGGGTGCCAGTGCGGCTCGCGCATCCCGGTGCCGCCGATCTCCAGGGAGTACATGGAGAGGTCCTCGAGCGCTGCCCAGAACTGCTTGCGGCCCAGCCGTGCGCTGCCGTAGTCGTAGGAGAGCGGAGGGTGCTGGCCGGCGAGGTCGAACAGGTGGGCGTTCGGGAGCCCTGCCGTGTCCGGGATGCGCGCCGGCCCCTCCCGCCGCACGATCTGCTGCGCCTGGTGCCGGTCGAATGCCGCGAAGGCGGAGGAGGGGAGGTCGTAGGTGTTGCCGAGGACCGCATCCGACATCGCGTTGAAGCTGTTCTGCAGCGAGAAGTGCTGCGGCCGATCCGACCGCAGGGCGGCGATCAGCTCAGCCGTGTCGTCGCCGACGTTCTCGATGTGGTAGATCGCGCCGGACTCCACGTGATACATCTGGCCGGCCTGCACGACGAAGCTCGCGAACTCGTCGGCGTTCGCGAGCATCGACACGAGCACGGTGCCGCGGACCACGTACGCGATCTGGTTGGCGTTGACGTTCCACTGCGGCTCGCGCACCGCGCCGGGCGCCAGCACGATGCGCTTGAGCGACATCCCGTTCAGGATGGGGAAGTCGGAGCCGGTGAGCTGGGAGATGCTGCCCGACTCGTTCTCGTAGGTGTCGGCGGCGCCGACGAGGGATGACACATGCGGTGAGCTGCTGGACATCGGTGGTCTCCTTCGCGTTTATCGTCATGACGTCTGTCATTCGACCATCGCCCATTCGACCGGCCGCGGGCAACCGTCGGGTGACGAACGCGCGAACGGCTCCGGCAGACGCGGGAGTACGCCCCTGGGCGCGGACGCGGCCCAGGGGTACCGTTCACCGCATGAACACAACCGGATGGATCGTTCTGATCGTCGTCGTCGTGGTGGTCATCGTCGTGATCGCCGTGATCGCGCTGCTGGTCGCACGCCGGCAGCGCGCCGAGGCCGGCCGCCGCAAGGCGGAGGAACTGCGCCAGTCGGCCGCCGAAGACGACCTGGCCGCCCGCGAGCGCGAAGCCAAGGCGGCCCGCGCTGCCGCGGACGCCAAGCAGGCCGAGGTGGAGGCGGAGCGGCTGCGCCGCGAGGCCGACGCCCGTCAGTCCTCCGCCGCCGAGGTGCGCACGCAGGCCGACGAGAAGCTGCGCCGCGCCGACAGCGCCGACCCGGACGTGCGGACCGACCGCCACGGCAACCGCGTCGCGGACACCGACGGAGACGGCCGCGCCGATACGACGGTGGACGGGCGCACGGCCGCGGACGGCGGCACCGCCGCGCCCGGGACGACCGGCACCGCCGCCGACGACCCGCGCCAGGGCCGCCACGAGGCCCCGCGGCTCGACGACGGCAGCGGCGGTCCCGCGCGGTAAAGGCTGACGGCCGCAGCGGACGCCGCACGCGACGGGCGCCTCGCGTCGCTACGATGACCTCCGTCGGCATCCGGCCGAGGAGGAGGTGCGTCGTGCGCGTCGTCGTCGTCCGGCACGGCTCGGCAGCCGCCTCCGAGGTCGCCCGGCGGCTCTCCGCCGGTGACCGCGAGCGACTCGCGTCTCTCGCCGACGATCCGGAGGCGGTCGCCCGCTTCCTCGCCGGGCGGCAGGCGCTCCTCACCGCCGCCGAGCGGTCCGGCTTCCCGGAGGTCGCGATCGACGCGACCTGCCCCGACTGCGGGCGCTCGCACGGGCGGCCGCGCGCGAAGGGCGAAGCCACTCTTCACCTGGCGCTGAGCCACGCGGCGGGTCACGCGTTCGCGGTCGCCGCCTCCGCCCCCGTCGGCATCGATGCGGAGGCCCTCGACACCGACCCGGCGCGGTTGCGGGAGGCGGCGGCGCTGCTCGCCCACCCCGTCGATCGGCCCCGGGCTGCGCTGCGCGCGTGGACGGCGACCGAGGCCGTGCTCAAGGCGGACGGCCGCGGCCTGCGCGTCGACCCGTCAGCGGTCCGGCTCGGCCCGCGGATCGCCGTGCTCGACGGCAGCCTCTACCGGCTCTCCTCGCGGCAGCGCGCGGGGTGCCGGGTGGCGGTCGCGCGACTGCTGGCGGCGAGCGTGCGCGTGGGGGAGGCTCAGGCCGTGAGCGAGGGGAGGCGGCGCTCGCGCAGCCAGGCGTCGAAGAAGTCCGTCAGCCCCTCGCCGGCATAGCGCGCGGCGAGGCGCTCGAAATCGGCGCTCGCCACGACGCCGAACCGGTGCTCCGCCGTCCACTCCCGCAGCATCCCGAAGAACCGGTCGTCGCCGAGGCGCAGCCGCAGCGCGTGCAGCAGGCAGGCGCCGCGCTTGTAGACGCGGTCGTCGAACATGTCGTCGGGGCCCGGATCGCCGAGCAGGAGGTCGTGCGGGGGCAGCCGCAGCCGCGCGTGGTGCGCGCGTGCCAGGGTGTTGGCGGACGGGCCTCCCGACGCCTCCGACCACAACCACTCGGCGTAGCAGGCGAAGCCCTCGTTGAGCCAGATGTCGCGCCAGCTGCCGAGGCCGACGCTGTTGCCGAACCACTGGTGGGCGAGCTCGTGCGCGATGAGCCGCTCGGAGCCGCCGCGGCCGTCGGCATGGTTGGCGCCGAAGGTGGCCATCGCCTGCGCCTCGAGCGGGATCTCCAGGGGGTCGGCGGTGACGACCACCGTGTACGACGGGAAGGGGTATGGTCCGAACAGCTCGCCGAACCGCTCCAGCATCCGCCCGACCGGGGCGAAATCGGCCAGGACGCGGCGGGCCAAGGGAGCCGGGTACGCGATGACCCAGTCGACGCCGGCGGCCCGGCGCGGCTCGACCACGTACCGCCCGATCTGCACGGCGGCGAGGTAGGTCGCGGTCGGCTCCGGTCGCTCGAAGACCCAGCGGCCCCGGCCTCCGCTCACGGCGTGGTCGATCAGCTCGCCGGTCGCGCGCACCGTGTACGCCTCCTCGGTGGTGACGCGGATGCGGTACGACGCCTTGTCGGCCGGGTGGTCGTTGCAGGGGAACCAGCTGGGCGCCCCCGACGGCTGGGCCGCGACGATGACGCCGTCGGTGAGCTCCTCCCAGCCCAGCGTGCCCCAGCGGGTGCGGCGCGGCTGCGGCGACCCGTCGTAAGACACCTCGACGCTGAACGCGTCGCCGGCGGCCAGCGGGGCGGAGGGGCGGATGCGGAGGTGCGTCTGGTTCTGCGTGAAGCGGGCCCGCTTGTCCCCGGCGACGCGCACGCGCTTCGCGCGCAGGTGCACCAGGTCGAGCACGATGGTGGTGAGCGGGTTCACGGCACGGCCGGTGATGACGGCGGTGGCGTCGAGCCGGTTCGTCGCGACCCGGTACGACAGGTCGAGGTCGTACGAGAGCACGGTGTAGTCGGGCGTCCCGGAGCGCGGGAGGTAGGCGTGACCCGGCGCGTCCGCGACGGCATAGGCGGGGCCGATCGG
The sequence above is a segment of the Leifsonia williamsii genome. Coding sequences within it:
- a CDS encoding fasciclin domain-containing protein → MRSTARLAAAGLLAAAALALTACSSGTGSSMSSSDSASDAPMSSSPTASAMDPAADLVGPGCAAYAKQVPDGAGSVAGMAEAPVATAASNNPLLKTLVAAVSGKLNPKVDLVDTLNGGEFTVFAPVDDAFAKIDPATIDTLKTDAGADTLTKVLTYHVVPGQLSPKEVVGTHKTVEGQDVTVSGSGDDLKVNDASVICGGVHTANATVYLIDSVLMPPAQ
- a CDS encoding cupin domain-containing protein, with amino-acid sequence MSSSSPHVSSLVGAADTYENESGSISQLTGSDFPILNGMSLKRIVLAPGAVREPQWNVNANQIAYVVRGTVLVSMLANADEFASFVVQAGQMYHVESGAIYHIENVGDDTAELIAALRSDRPQHFSLQNSFNAMSDAVLGNTYDLPSSAFAAFDRHQAQQIVRREGPARIPDTAGLPNAHLFDLAGQHPPLSYDYGSARLGRKQFWAALEDLSMYSLEIGGTGMREPHWHPVTAELGYVQSGHARMTVLDPDGTLDTYELEPGNAYFIPRAYPHHIEALGDEGIHFLIFFDQPMPGDIGYRATASAFSREVLSAAFGVPERQLPRFPETPVDPLIVARSNPRDPSGS
- a CDS encoding 4'-phosphopantetheinyl transferase family protein, whose amino-acid sequence is MRVVVVRHGSAAASEVARRLSAGDRERLASLADDPEAVARFLAGRQALLTAAERSGFPEVAIDATCPDCGRSHGRPRAKGEATLHLALSHAAGHAFAVAASAPVGIDAEALDTDPARLREAAALLAHPVDRPRAALRAWTATEAVLKADGRGLRVDPSAVRLGPRIAVLDGSLYRLSSRQRAGCRVAVARLLAASVRVGEAQAVSEGRRRSRSQASKKSVSPSPA
- a CDS encoding M1 family metallopeptidase translates to MTGDAASTAADGSAAPHGPIGPAYAVADAPGHAYLPRSGTPDYTVLSYDLDLSYRVATNRLDATAVITGRAVNPLTTIVLDLVHLRAKRVRVAGDKRARFTQNQTHLRIRPSAPLAAGDAFSVEVSYDGSPQPRRTRWGTLGWEELTDGVIVAAQPSGAPSWFPCNDHPADKASYRIRVTTEEAYTVRATGELIDHAVSGGRGRWVFERPEPTATYLAAVQIGRYVVEPRRAAGVDWVIAYPAPLARRVLADFAPVGRMLERFGELFGPYPFPSYTVVVTADPLEIPLEAQAMATFGANHADGRGGSERLIAHELAHQWFGNSVGLGSWRDIWLNEGFACYAEWLWSEASGGPSANTLARAHHARLRLPPHDLLLGDPGPDDMFDDRVYKRGACLLHALRLRLGDDRFFGMLREWTAEHRFGVVASADFERLAARYAGEGLTDFFDAWLRERRLPSLTA